In a genomic window of Candidatus Neomarinimicrobiota bacterium:
- a CDS encoding HEPN domain-containing protein, with product MPAEDRIPGSPADWLHRARSDLNLARLSRPEGVLLEDLCFHTQQAAEKALKAVLVANSVAVPNIHSIRRLIDLLPAKLDIPREVQEAAGLTNYAVASRYPGDFEPIDEDEHREAVRLAEAVVSWAADLIGD from the coding sequence ATGCCCGCTGAGGATCGAATCCCTGGAAGCCCCGCTGATTGGCTTCACCGTGCGCGCAGCGACCTTAACCTGGCGCGCTTGTCCCGGCCGGAAGGGGTTTTACTTGAGGACTTATGCTTCCACACTCAGCAAGCCGCGGAGAAAGCACTCAAAGCAGTACTGGTTGCGAACTCCGTGGCGGTGCCAAACATTCATAGCATCAGGAGACTCATCGACCTCTTACCGGCGAAGCTTGACATACCAAGGGAGGTTCAAGAGGCGGCCGGTCTCACGAACTACGCTGTTGCAAGCCGATACCCTGGTGATTTTGAGCCCATTGACGAGGATGAACATCGTGAGGCTGTTCGCCTAGCCGAGGCTGTTGTCTCATGGGCCGCAGATCTCATAGGGGATTAA
- a CDS encoding ATP-binding cassette domain-containing protein, translating into MLTLESVWKSTPGQPHSYILQDCTYTFEAECIYAIQGDSGVGKTTLLRVLNNLTPVDRWRILLSGRDIITLHPAEVRRRISILFQTPGFVGATVEENLAFACKFSHRNEVDFSTLLEQVHLDPSLLDRPVANLSVGQQQRVCLARTLVTRPEVLLLDEPTSALDDATAGRILELVREISTAEKLLTIFVTHRKSHARKLGQIILELAHGSLSECPTGVPYRGLPPGEEIS; encoded by the coding sequence ATGCTCACGCTGGAGTCGGTTTGGAAGTCCACACCTGGCCAACCCCACAGCTATATCCTCCAGGATTGTACGTATACCTTTGAGGCTGAGTGTATCTATGCCATCCAGGGGGACTCGGGTGTAGGCAAAACCACCCTTCTGAGGGTGCTAAATAATCTCACGCCGGTCGACCGCTGGCGTATTCTGCTGTCTGGCAGAGACATTATCACCCTTCATCCAGCTGAGGTGCGCCGGCGTATTAGCATCCTGTTTCAAACACCGGGATTTGTGGGAGCGACAGTAGAAGAAAACCTGGCCTTTGCCTGCAAGTTCAGTCATCGCAATGAGGTGGACTTTAGCACATTGTTAGAGCAGGTTCATCTGGACCCTTCCCTGCTGGACAGGCCGGTTGCCAACTTAAGTGTGGGCCAGCAGCAGCGGGTTTGCCTGGCGCGAACCCTTGTAACCCGACCGGAGGTGCTCCTACTCGATGAACCGACCTCAGCCCTGGACGACGCCACCGCTGGACGTATCCTGGAATTGGTCCGGGAGATCAGTACGGCAGAAAAGCTGCTCACCATCTTCGTCACTCATCGCAAGTCGCATGCGCGGAAGTTGGGGCAGATAATCCTGGAGCTGGCCCACGGCAGCCTGTCCGAATGTCCCACAGGGGTCCCTTATCGGGGGCTCCCTCCGGGAGAGGAAATCTCCTAG
- a CDS encoding chloride channel protein, whose translation MNYRAVLRRFLESSLLFIHVIRWFLIAIMVGVVVGIATSYFLKALDGSITLAGRWSWSFLLLPVAFMVSAYLVRRFAPEAEGHGTEKVIEAYHRHSGRIRLVVVPIKALATIVTIALGGAAGKEGPSAQIGAGLASKLADLLKFRSDDRKKIVVCGLSAGFAVVFGTPIAGAIFGVEALFVGAIVYDVLFPSFVAGIVAFGTARWLGLAYSHQFQQFAVTLDPILLVEVIFAGVFFGLLALLLIECMRIARKLAHWIKLSPIWTAAVGGASLVILTLVLGRDYLGLGLVQAGAVIRGGEASVIAPFAKMIFTSITLNFGGSGGTLSPVFYIGATGGHLWASLFNQDSSFFAAIGMVALLAGAANTPISASIMAVELFGPAIVPYAALASVVSFLMTGHRSVYPSQVLSFIKSPALRVTTGKELHEIGGEVRFQAHEADELSALLVKGSTAAIRRIRKIIRRSRLPAKVEKPPEGDT comes from the coding sequence TTGAACTATAGAGCCGTGCTCCGCCGCTTCCTGGAAAGCTCGCTGCTTTTCATCCATGTTATCCGCTGGTTCCTCATCGCCATTATGGTGGGTGTGGTGGTGGGTATAGCCACTAGCTACTTCCTCAAGGCTTTGGATGGTTCCATCACTCTGGCGGGACGGTGGTCCTGGTCCTTCCTGTTGCTGCCGGTGGCCTTCATGGTGAGCGCCTATCTGGTGCGGCGGTTCGCACCCGAGGCTGAAGGCCACGGGACTGAAAAAGTCATTGAGGCCTACCATCGCCACTCGGGGCGTATCCGGTTGGTGGTAGTGCCGATTAAGGCCCTGGCTACCATCGTCACGATCGCCCTCGGCGGTGCTGCCGGCAAGGAGGGACCCTCAGCCCAGATCGGGGCCGGGTTGGCCTCCAAGCTGGCGGACCTGTTAAAGTTCCGCAGTGATGACCGCAAGAAAATCGTGGTCTGCGGCCTCAGCGCTGGGTTTGCGGTGGTTTTCGGGACCCCCATCGCGGGGGCCATCTTCGGAGTGGAGGCACTGTTTGTGGGCGCCATCGTCTACGATGTGTTGTTTCCATCCTTCGTGGCGGGCATTGTGGCCTTTGGCACCGCCCGCTGGTTGGGTCTGGCCTATTCACACCAATTCCAGCAATTCGCCGTGACCTTGGACCCCATCCTGCTGGTGGAGGTCATCTTCGCGGGCGTGTTCTTTGGCTTGTTGGCCCTGCTGTTGATCGAATGTATGAGGATTGCCCGCAAGCTTGCTCATTGGATAAAATTATCACCAATCTGGACGGCCGCTGTTGGCGGGGCTAGCTTGGTAATTCTAACGCTTGTGCTGGGCCGGGATTATCTTGGACTCGGACTGGTGCAGGCCGGTGCGGTGATCCGTGGTGGAGAAGCCTCCGTCATAGCGCCCTTCGCAAAAATGATCTTTACCAGCATCACCCTCAATTTCGGTGGCAGTGGCGGCACCTTAAGTCCTGTCTTCTATATCGGTGCTACCGGCGGACACCTGTGGGCCAGTTTGTTTAATCAGGACAGCTCCTTTTTCGCGGCCATCGGTATGGTGGCATTGCTGGCCGGTGCCGCCAATACACCCATCTCAGCCAGTATCATGGCGGTGGAGCTGTTCGGCCCCGCGATCGTTCCCTATGCTGCGCTGGCTTCGGTGGTGAGCTTCCTGATGACCGGTCACCGCAGCGTCTATCCCAGCCAGGTGCTCTCTTTTATCAAATCACCGGCGCTGCGGGTCACAACCGGCAAGGAACTCCATGAGATTGGGGGGGAAGTTCGTTTCCAGGCGCATGAGGCCGACGAGCTGTCCGCCCTGCTCGTCAAAGGCAGCACCGCGGCCATTCGCCGGATCCGCAAGATTATCCGTCGCAGCCGGCTGCCGGCGAAAGTGGAAAAGCCACCGGAGGGAGACACATAG
- the fetB gene encoding iron export ABC transporter permease subunit FetB: protein MGLFQLGFGNVALSLILMALAIAVSRLQRLGVEKNLAIGTVRAFAQLTLIGFALKVLFQVNSPWLLPAVLVVMLTVASYESVRRQQVKLPRFFLITFGTLTLALVVSLGVVALLIIRPDPWYNLVVMIPLSGMVLGNGLNIVSLSANRFINDMQLRQAEVEVALSLAAPPRKALHPAFKSAVSGALIPSINALMTVGLVQLPGVMTGQILAGVPPVEAVKFQIVIMMMWITTGVISGVLATLLLMTRLVNPRWQVRWELIQGR, encoded by the coding sequence GTGGGACTGTTTCAGCTCGGTTTCGGTAATGTGGCCCTCTCGCTGATCCTGATGGCGCTGGCTATCGCCGTATCGCGCTTACAGCGTCTGGGCGTTGAGAAGAACCTGGCTATCGGGACGGTTCGGGCTTTCGCCCAACTGACCCTCATCGGGTTTGCCCTCAAGGTCCTGTTCCAGGTGAACTCACCCTGGCTGCTTCCGGCAGTGCTGGTCGTCATGCTGACGGTGGCCAGCTATGAAAGTGTACGGCGTCAGCAGGTGAAGCTCCCACGCTTCTTCCTCATCACCTTTGGTACTTTGACTCTGGCGCTGGTGGTCAGTTTGGGGGTAGTGGCATTGCTGATCATTAGACCTGATCCCTGGTACAACCTGGTGGTGATGATCCCCCTCAGCGGCATGGTGCTGGGTAATGGACTGAACATCGTTTCCCTTTCGGCCAATCGCTTTATCAACGACATGCAGTTGCGCCAGGCAGAAGTGGAAGTGGCCCTTTCTCTGGCCGCGCCTCCCAGGAAAGCTCTGCACCCTGCTTTCAAGAGTGCCGTGTCAGGTGCCCTGATTCCCTCAATAAACGCGCTGATGACGGTGGGCCTGGTCCAGCTGCCCGGGGTTATGACCGGGCAGATCCTGGCTGGTGTGCCCCCGGTGGAGGCGGTGAAGTTTCAGATCGTCATCATGATGATGTGGATAACCACCGGAGTGATCTCCGGAGTGTTGGCGACGCTTCTGCTGATGACCCGCCTGGTGAATCCCCGCTGGCAGGTGCGCTGGGAACTGATTCAGGGCAGGTAG
- a CDS encoding type II toxin-antitoxin system HicB family antitoxin, with amino-acid sequence MVIEATKEPDYFGFYSPDLEGFTGIGHSIEDCLYKAKCGMIEHINLMQAKGLPLPPPNPNPKIIIQNEQLAEEVA; translated from the coding sequence TTGGTAATTGAAGCTACCAAAGAGCCGGATTATTTCGGTTTTTACTCGCCGGATCTGGAGGGGTTCACAGGTATCGGGCATTCCATCGAGGATTGTCTGTATAAGGCAAAGTGTGGCATGATCGAACATATTAATCTAATGCAGGCAAAGGGTCTGCCCCTGCCTCCTCCAAATCCCAATCCTAAAATCATAATCCAAAACGAGCAGCTGGCCGAAGAAGTGGCTTGA
- a CDS encoding nucleotidyltransferase domain-containing protein: MEFQPQVIEELVQKIVKAVNPQRIILFGSAARGEFGSASDIDLLVVMPEGTHRRRTAQKLYRQIQGIEASFDILVATTGDIQRHKDNIGLIYRTVLKEGKELYAR; this comes from the coding sequence ATGGAATTCCAACCTCAGGTTATTGAAGAGCTAGTCCAGAAGATCGTCAAAGCGGTAAATCCGCAACGAATAATACTTTTCGGTTCGGCGGCTCGAGGAGAATTCGGCTCCGCCAGTGATATAGATCTTCTGGTCGTAATGCCAGAAGGTACTCACCGTAGGAGGACGGCTCAAAAGCTCTACCGGCAAATTCAAGGCATCGAGGCATCTTTCGATATACTGGTTGCCACTACTGGCGATATACAGCGGCATAAAGACAATATCGGTCTCATTTATCGCACCGTTCTCAAAGAGGGGAAGGAACTATATGCCCGCTGA